From Bacteroidota bacterium, the proteins below share one genomic window:
- a CDS encoding four helix bundle protein, translating to MGLILSYKDLDVWKEGVNISTDIYAITKSFPKEEIFGITSQIRRSTISIPLNIAERHGRKSTKSYINFLNIARGSLNELETCLMIAKNLKYISEKEYNTITEKLTIQAKRLSSLVVSLTKKLPESSK from the coding sequence ATGGGACTAATACTATCATATAAAGATTTGGATGTTTGGAAAGAAGGTGTAAATATTTCTACAGATATTTATGCTATAACAAAGTCTTTTCCAAAAGAAGAAATCTTTGGAATCACCTCTCAAATCAGACGTTCAACCATATCCATTCCATTAAACATAGCAGAACGGCATGGACGAAAATCCACAAAAAGTTATATTAACTTTTTGAATATCGCACGAGGCTCACTAAACGAATTAGAAACTTGTTTGATGATCGCCAAAAACTTAAAATATATTAGTGAAAAAGAATATAATACTATTACTGAAAAACTAACTATTCAAGCAAAAAGACTGTCAAGTTTAGTAGTATCACTTACTAAAAAATTACCCGAATCATCAAAATAA
- a CDS encoding DUF2442 domain-containing protein — MLANVNKIISINAYKIVADFNHGEMREIDLSNFINKFNQGTTAQLKDIALFSKVKCNGTTIYWENLLPYIDYDGSQKMCELDLDPNVLYELRKPISE; from the coding sequence ATGCTAGCAAATGTAAATAAAATAATATCCATTAATGCATATAAAATAGTTGCCGATTTTAATCATGGTGAAATGCGGGAAATCGACTTATCCAATTTCATAAATAAATTTAACCAAGGAACTACAGCACAGCTAAAAGATATTGCTTTATTTTCAAAAGTGAAATGTAACGGCACTACTATATACTGGGAAAACCTCTTACCTTATATTGACTACGATGGTAGTCAAAAAATGTGTGAATTAGATTTGGATCCCAATGTATTATATGAATTACGCAAACCAATTTCAGAATAA
- a CDS encoding succinate dehydrogenase/fumarate reductase iron-sulfur subunit — protein sequence MKFNLKIWRQQNAQAAGKMVDYTIDNVNPDMSFLEMIDVLNEDIIRKGDSPVAFDHDCREGICGSCSMYINGRAHGPLKATTTCQLMMRNFTDGETIHVEPFRAKAFPVIKDLVVDRSAFDRIQAVGGFVSVNTGQVQDANNLPIEKDKADLAMDAASCIGCGACVAACKNASAMLFVGAKVSQYALLPQGQTERKLRVQKMIAQMDAEGFGACTNTGACSAECPKEISLSNIARMNMDYLKASVLQD from the coding sequence ATGAAATTTAATCTCAAAATATGGCGTCAACAAAATGCACAAGCTGCAGGTAAAATGGTTGACTATACAATTGACAACGTAAACCCTGATATGTCATTCTTAGAAATGATTGATGTGTTGAACGAAGATATCATTCGTAAAGGTGATTCGCCGGTAGCATTCGACCACGACTGTCGAGAGGGGATTTGTGGTTCATGCAGTATGTATATCAATGGTCGTGCACATGGACCCTTAAAAGCTACCACTACTTGCCAATTGATGATGCGTAATTTTACCGATGGTGAAACTATACATGTAGAACCTTTTAGGGCAAAGGCATTCCCAGTTATTAAAGATTTGGTTGTAGATCGTTCGGCCTTCGACCGCATACAAGCTGTAGGTGGATTTGTATCTGTTAATACTGGACAAGTGCAAGATGCAAATAATTTACCCATAGAAAAGGACAAAGCCGATTTGGCAATGGATGCTGCTTCATGTATAGGATGCGGTGCTTGTGTGGCAGCATGTAAAAATGCATCAGCAATGTTATTTGTTGGAGCCAAAGTATCACAATACGCATTGCTTCCCCAGGGACAAACAGAACGCAAATTGAGGGTACAAAAAATGATAGCCCAAATGGATGCTGAAGGTTTTGGAGCCTGCACCAATACAGGGGCTTGCAGTGCGGAATGTCCTAAGGAAATATCATTGAGTAATATAGCTCGCATGAATATGGACTATTTGAAAGCATCGGTTTTGCAGGATTAA